The following is a genomic window from Meriones unguiculatus strain TT.TT164.6M chromosome 7, Bangor_MerUng_6.1, whole genome shotgun sequence.
AGATGGGGGAAGGGGTCAAGGTACCAGAGCTTGGTGGCTGTCTATGGGAAAAGGAATTAAAGGGGGAAAATGCCATAGCACCCTGGGCTTTGGTGTGTGTGCTCCTGATACCCCAAGTGGCCTTGTACCACCTTGGGACTGGTACCAATTCCAGAGGGCTCTGTAGCATGGGGCGGGGGTGGGAGAACACTTTGATGGAAACATGGGTCCCAAGGCTGCATAAAGCCTTCCCATGAACTTCCAAGTTGGAAGTAAAAATCAGGACTGGTTCAGGAGAAactggaggcagagaggcaagAGCCTCAAATAATGGTGGCAGAGTGATGTCAATGTGCTGGAATGGGTCAGGGCTGGACTGACTGAACCCCTCTTTCAGCTTTCTGGAGAGAACCAGGAGCACTACCTGCACACCCTCCTGGAGGGCCTTCTCCTTTCTTCAGTTCTCAGGCAGCCCCTTGACCCTCTGACCCAGGGTCCTAACCCTACCTTAAGTATAGAGGCCATCATCTCCACCCACGCTTTGCAgggcagggagaggaagggggctCGGAATTCAATAGTCACCACCCGCAGCCACCTGGAAAGCTGGGGAAAGTTGATACCCTAATCATAGTGCTGTCTCTGGGGACAGGCCCGAGGCTGCTCCCTGCTACCCCTTAAGGGAGGGCTACTAGGGGAGACGGGCTCAGGAGAAACAGCTGGCTAGTCTCTCCCAGTTTTCAAAGGACAGCCAGCTCCAACCCCCAGCAGAGATAGATGGGCAGTGAGACTGGGAGACCCCTGGGGAGACCAGGGATGGCTTTCTAAGACTGTCCTTCCCCAGTCCAGCCCAGGGCTCTCATTTATGTAAACAGGCCTGTTGCCTTGCTGTCCCACACAGGGGAAGTAGCCCCAGACAGAGATGAGGCactgaggaaggcagggaggaggagccctggtggggaggagaagggaggctgGGGACATTCTACTTTGTTGTGGGAAGCAGGGTTTTTTCCACAGATTGGGAGGACACAGGCTTGATTTTGCCTAGGCCTGCCATGTAACGGCAGCACGGGACACTATCCTTCCGGCAGGCTGGGAAATGACCAGGAGCTTGGAATGCTTTGGGTACTGTAGGTTAAAAGCACCCTGTGCTCACTCTAGAGGATCTCATGTTTCCTGTAGGACCCTTCCTCTTTCATCTGTTTAGGCCAAGTCATGTTTGCAAACAAGGGTGCTACTCCTGATCCTTGATCTTGCGGCTTCCTGGGACCATGTGGTGGTCCTTGTAGGTGCCAGGTagcagaaggagccaggagagttGAAGTGGGTGCTGCTTTAGAGACACCCTGGCTCAGGACCTCATTCTGACTAGCTGCCCAGTGTCTCCTCTCAGTGCTGGCCACCAGAGACTTACGGTGAAAAGCAGAGTTCTGCTCAGTTCTCTCCCAGGCTGGGAGGCCTGAGACAGAGCAGACTGGTACCTGGGCTGCTGCCTGGTTGGACTCCATCCAAGGCTGGCCGCCAGGTGCCTTCCTGCCTGGCCCGCAGGCAGTCCACCATTAccaacccccatcccttctcccagAAGTTACCGATTTATGAGCTGTCCCAAGAGACTAAGCAAGGACATTCAAGGAGCTCGTTGTGAAACTGGGACTCATTACTGAAGTGACAAATAGCAGCCATCATTTACTGAATGTTTAGCATGTACTTGGCACTACTCCGGGgtctatgtatgtgtctgtgtgtgtgtcatataaTTATACATCTTATACATATGTattctacacacatatacacacacactaactgtAACTGTGTAAGAGAGCTATGCCCACATTTCACAGAGGGGAATGCCAGGTTCAAAGAGTAAATTGTTCAACTACACACAGTTAATAAAAGGAGAAGATTTAAACTCTGAGCTAGGGAAGCACCAGAGTAcaaatttcaaaaacaaacaaacaaacaaacaaacaaacaaaacaggcatggtggcaacaGCAGGAAGATCTGTGagcaggaggccagcctggtctacacagcgagttccagcatcaccaaaaaataaaacaaataaaagaaggtACATTACAATGTAATCAAATACAAAATATCATTTCTATGTGTGGATTTCCTTACGAATCTAAAATAGttgccaggtgtgtgtgtgtgtgtgtgtgtgtatgtgcgtgtgtgtgtcatgactttaatcccagcacttggaaagcagaggcaggtggatctctgagctcaaggccagcctggtctagaataTACCTCTTTTTAGTTGTGCAGGCTGAGCATTCCTAAACTGAAAATTGCTCTAAAATATCTGATTTTTTAATTCCCCAAACAGCGTCTCCTGTAACCCAGGTTGACCTGGCCTCAACTTCACTAAAGATCAAAGAATGACCTTCTGCCTCTACTTCACAGAAGACtggggattacaggtgagcaccACCAGTTTTATGTGGTACTGTGGCTAGAACTCAGGGCATCAAGCCTGCTAGGCAGGCATTCTACCAACAGAACTATGTCCCTAGTCCTGAAATCTGAAAATTCTGGCATGATATCACAAACGGAAAATTCCATACTAGGAGGCTTTGGTTCCTAAACAAAATGTGAATACCCCCAGGCTGTGTGTAGAGAGTACATACGAACCACAGGTGAATTCTGTAGATGGACTTGGGTTTTGCGCCTATATCTCAGGTTTGTATAAGTCTTCCAAAGTTGGCAAACACCCAATATTCAAAACGCTTGGGCCCATGACCTGACAAGCACATGGAGAGGCTGCTTTTGTCTGTGATGCGAGTGAGATCTGCATCTGGCCAATGCTCTCTGCGTGTCACCGCGCCGCCTTTGAAGTCATCTGACCTCAGGGAGTCTATAGCACTTGTCCTTATTTAGAATACAGGGAATGAAACATTGTCATGGCTGGGATATGAAGAAGAGTAGGCCATTCTACCTGGAGGGAAAGGCCCCGGCAACAATCAAGGCCAGTCCCTGGGGAGCTGTAGGGCGCTGGTCTCTGAGGAGAACTCGCAAGGGAAATTAGGGTTGCGGAGGGGTTAGGACTTTGTTTCCCAGGGCTCTACCTAACACATGCAGGGATAGAACTACCCTACCCCTTCTAGCCTGAGCTACTAGGAGGTATCCATCCTTTTCCTGGGGACAGACTGCCCAAAAGCTCTGGCTCCAACAAGGCCCTAATTAATCCCCAACCCTTACAGGAAGATGGTTCAAGTAGTCTGAATTGCCAATTTTGTATGTCTGTGTTGCTGGGGTGTGAACCTGAAGCCTTATGTATTCCAGACAAATTATCACTGTGCACAAAGAAGCCTGACTTTATGCCACTGTGATGGTCCTGATGTGGTCCAGATTTACCTGGAGAACACACACAACCCAACTGTATAGCTAAAGggaggtacacacacatacagtggaGTCATGGCTAGGGACCTGAGATACCTTGTTTGCCACCTCTGTGCCCATAAGACACCTACCCACCTGGGGTGACAGTGGTCACACGCATTAAGTAAGTTTCCTTTCCAAACAGGGCTACTCTACCTTCGAAAGGCAGGTTGGGACCTGATGATCAGCATCTATAGCTCATTTTCCCCAGGAAAGAGACCACAGCTCCAGCAGTCTTACACATTGCTCCTTGGCCTTCTAACTCCTCGGCATTCCCCCCACTTTCCCAGAGGCTCCAGGGACGGGGAGTTCCTTCCCCATTGGTCTGAGGTTTCCTGAGAAGGAAGTCCCTTTCTGTCTCTAAAGATAATCATTCCAGACAAACTAACTTACCATTGGCCTGAGGCTAAGAAGCAAGGGCTCTGCTGTTTAACCCATTGAGAAAAATGATCCCAAACGTAAGACCtgtccacttttttctttttgaggcagggtctcactgtgtagccctggctggccaacttgctatgtaggccaggctggccccaaattcatagagatccacccaTTTCAAAGCCAAACACCCAGCAGCTTCCTTACAAAGTCTGCCCTTCAGAGCCTCCATCTTGACCAAAGTAAACGTGCCAAATGCCTGGGGAGAAGGTAGGCTGCCTATCAGCGAATTGTGCTCACCCCCTATCCTGCCTCCTGCGGTAGCTACACTAGCTTTTGACTCTAGGATCAGGGTCAAAGCTGGGAGGAACTGGAAGTTGCTTTCACATTCATACCCGTCATCTTATTGATCTTCCTAACAACGGTGCAGGCCGGGGACTGGTATCCCATTTCACTGAGTGGAAGGTTAGCTACGGTTAGCAAGGACTAAGGAACTACTGGGCTTTAGAGCCCGGAAGCGGCAGAGCGGAGACTCTCCACGCTACTGTACCTGACCCCAAAGCCTAGACTTCTGGCCTCCCTGTCAAAAGGGAAGCTGCTCGTAGGCAAGTAGGAGTGGGCTGATTCTATCTGGAATTCCATCTCTGGGTGGACGGGATGAATAGACGAGCCCAGGTGTGCTGGCCTGGGATGAACGGGATAAAGGTCCCTTATAGGTGCTGTGTATTCACTCGTTAATTCATCACTGAACACCTCCCAACAGTGGGTCGGAGCAGTGTGACAGCGATAGGGATAACCCAAGGCTGTGCCTCGGCCTTCCCATGCAGCAGAGGTGGAAGCCGTGAACATACAAGACAGCACTGGATGTGCAGAGCTACAGGGGTCACAGCTTGCTTGAGGGAACTCGGGACTTCGATGTGGCTGGGAATAGAAAGCAGCGAGGAGAGTGAGTCGCCAAGTCTCACCGGAAGACCATGGCACTACGCAGAAGCACTATACAGAGTGCCGGTCTGTAGCCCAGTCTTGCCTTGAATTGGCAATccccttgcctttgcctcccatgtgctgggttTATGGGCCTGAgttaccacacccagctcatcACGTAAACATTAAACAACAGTGATCTTTGAGCACTTCTGGGAGCTGGGCTTGGCCACAGCTGCACCTGCCCAGGTAGGGAAGAATCATCACCGTGAActatttattatttcaaatgcCAACGATCAGCATTTGCTGAGCACTTACTTAGTGCCAGGTACTGACTGAGTGACTTACACAAATCCTTATGTAACCCTAGGAACCTCATGAGGTCACTGCCATCATCCCGGACACTGCACAATAGGAAACAGAGGCTTAGGGAGATGAGGAAACTGGGCTCCAGGCAGTCCGGCTGAGCTGGCTCAGGAGGTCTACGCAGGCCTCACTTTGGGCAAGGCTCAGGGAGTTAGGCCTTGTCCCTTGTCCGGTTGtgaacagagaaagacaataggAAAGCACGTGAAGGGCTGGTGGGGTGGCTCAGATGGTAACACtcctgccacacaagcatgaggacctgagttcaatcccacacacacccacccctgaaaaataaaaaataaaaaacccactcCAGCAGAGAAGTTTAGGCTTGTAatcctggtgctggagaagatctttggagctcactggccagccagcttagccagATTTTAAAGTCCAGCCcagtgcacctttaatcccagcactcaaggagcagaggcaggaggatctctgtgaattcatggccagcctggtctacacagagtttcaagccagccaaagtgacatcctgtctcaaaggaatccAACCATCCCTATAAATCTAAAAGTCCCAGGTCTCAGTGAGAGAGGCTGATCTCAGACACTGAGCGGAGGCTCAGTGTGGTGAAGCATTTGGGACGCAGAGGCAAGAGaaattctgagtttgaggccaggctggtctagaaagcaagtccaggacagggctacataaagaaaccctatcttgaaaaacaaaaccaaaaagaaaaagaaaaaaacaaaacaaaaacaaaaaaccgaaaAGAAGCCTCCTCTACCTCCTTGGGCCTCATCAGGCTGGCAGGGATGGCCAGTGTTCCGGGCACCTCTCATTACCTGCCCAGTTTGCTCTTGGCCCACCAAGGCGCCACGCACTCAGTCTCTGCAATAGCATCTTCCTGCTCACACCTTTGTCACATGAGAAGCAAAGAGATTAGCAGAGCAGTTCCCACTCTGCAAACAAATCCAGGCTAAAACTAACAGCCAAATCTCAGCTGGGTACTTTATACATGAAGGAAAGGGACGCCTCAGTGTTTACTGGCATGTTTTGCAACGCTGGATGGGGTGTGGGAGGTGAGCAAGCTGCCCGTACCAGGATGGGATAGGGGAACTCCATACTAGAGGAATTTAGCAGAATAAAGCAGAAGGGACTGGGCTTTCCATGGCTTGGGCACCTAGCAGGACACCAGCAACCCCACCGTCTTGAGAACTACTGAGAACTACTGAGTTGCCCACTGCTCCCGTTTTAGAGATGGGAAAAATCAAACTCGGAAGATGACTGAAACGCCCCACAGTGATATCCCAGGATGGTTCTACACTGAGTCTCCAGGCAAGGAGGACTCTCCCGCAAATCCAGGTGTCCAACCACCACGTGGGGACCCTGAGGGCAGATCCCCAAGCAGGAAGCCCCAGCCTATTGCCTTTTTAGATACAAAACAATAGAGCCTTCCATAACAACCTCACCAAGGCTCTCCAGCACCCAGCAGGACAACCGAAAGGGCAGGGGGAGGAGCTGAGCAGGACTGCAACTCGGTGTGTATCTGGAGGGTGAGGGGAGGCTGCTAGCTATCTGTTCTGGTGCTAAAGTCCAATGGGAAAAACAGGAGGCAGGGAgcgagggtgggggtgggggatggaagtGGAGGTACTGGTGAATCGATGGACTGGGCACAAAGTTCAAATTGGGTTTGTGCCTAGGCAGAGGTCACCTGTTCCAACTTGCTGCCAGGGGCTCTACTACTGCTTGCCAATGCCAATTTGGCACTGGCAGGAAGTGAGAACTCGGTGGCCCTGACATTCCCAGCACCGAACTCTGGCAGAACAGGGCTTCTGGTGACTTCACTTCCACCAAACCAGTTGGTACTCTCAGGCTCCACCTCCCACCTTAGGGCTGAACAGTGCCCTTTCCCGGTTGAGGGAGGATCTTCCTGGCTCCATGGAGACCGCTGCCACATGGAGAGGAGGTAGAGAGCTGGAGCACCCTGAAGGGACCCTGCTCCTGGAGCCTGTGTCCTGAACCCagactccctccctccttccttgctCTCTAGGGACCCTGAGGCTCAGCACAACAGCTTCTGTTTTGCCAGCTGCCCCTCCAGCAGCTGATCCAAACGGGAGTTGTTTGGGGGAAGCACCAAACACTGGCGAAAACCAACCAGCCGGCTCGGTACCGGGACACTGGCGTGAGCAGTGACAATACCAGGGCGAGACCGCCTGCCTACCGGTGGGCTTTGCTGGCCGCAGCCTGGCCTCAGTCCTGCTCCCTCCCAGAgccatctttctccttctcctcttccaagATCCTCCCACCAGGCTCCCAGATACCAGCTAGCGAGCGCTTACTCCTCACATTCCAGAGGACCATAAATCCTCCGGGGTGGCAGAGCCACCATCCCCGAGAAGCCTCCGCGCCTCCTCcccgctccccacccccacctcttgCTCCGAGACTTGggacttcctctctttcttaGAAGTCACTTTAGACTTGAGGAGGCTGAAGTCCAACCGGTGAGAGTTAATAGTGCATAAGCCAGGAACCCAGGAGATGCGGGTAGGGCTGGGAGGGCCTTCCCAGGGACCCTTTGTTACTCAGCCTTCAGGCCACTTTCAGCTACCATCCAAAgggaatggagagagggagggcgaggtagggaaggaaagagacagagacgaGACAGGGAGAGCGCTCTTAGCTTAGCTGCCGGCAGGGATAGCCCAGGAAAGAGTCCGGGTTGTGGGGCGGAATCCAAGGAATGGGAGCCGAGCAGGGGACTGAGTTGCTTTCCGCCACCTCCTCAAAGCTCAAGGAGACAGGAGGTGCAGGAGGCAAAGGCTCCCCGCTCCCCTGGCAGCCGGTACAGGGCGATGGAGTCGCGGGGTCGCAGTCCTAAGCTTTCCTTAGAAACTGCGAAGGCTCCGGGTCAGAGGGCGGAAGCCGTTTCCTCCTCGCTGCTCGAGTTTCAGAAAGTGCTGGACGTCCGGGGCGCACACCCAGCCCAGCCCGCACTCACCCGCTCCAGGGGGCCCTTGTCAGCCTCCTTCTGGTCCCCAGGCTCCTCCGTGTCGGCAGCGGCCGGCGGGTCAGCCTGTCCGGACTTCTCCTGGGCGCGCAGCAGCTCCTCCCGGACCGGGATGCCCAGCTTCTTGAGATGCTCGTCGGTCGCTGGGTCGACCACCAGCAGGCGCACGGAGTTGAGCGCCGCGCGGATGCGGCTCACCACCTGCTGATGCGTCTCCTTCTCCACATTCTCGCCATTCACCTCCACCAATCGGTCCCCGGCCAGCAGCCCAGACTTCTCGGCCGGCGAGCCGGGCTCCACCAGCCGGATAAACTGGCCTACCTTGCCCTTCTCCCCGTGCAGGTGGAAGCCGTAGCCGTCCGGACCCTTCTCCAGGCAGCAGAGCCGGGGCAGAGGCTCCCCGGCCGCCGCGTCCGCGCTCATCTTGCCCTGCGAACGCTCAGCGCCGGCCCTATCGGAGGCAGGGGACGCACGGCCTTCCCGCGGAGCTCGAGTCGGGAGCCGAGCACCGCCCCGGGCACAGGGAGCAGGTGTCCCGGGAACCGCGGTTGCGAACGCACAGGAAGGGAGCCGGCCAATCCCCGCCCTGCGCGGCGTCTGAGCGTTCCAGAGCCCGCCCCAGCTCCTAAACCCGGGGGCGGGGCCTCGCCGTGGGTGTGGATCAGCGAGAGCCAACCAGAAAGCACAAATAGGGGCCCTTGTTCGGGGGTGAACAAATCCAGCCAGTCAGGATGGTGGGGGTGTGGCCTGCGCGCGGCGCGGCTCCCCGCAGCGGGAGAAGAAAAGCGAGCCCAGGAAGTGGAAGTGTTTGTTACCAAGTGCAGAGTTGGGCCGATggggcggggccggggccgggTTCCAGGTACAGAGCCCAGGGGCCCCGCGGGCTCCGCTTTGGTTTCCGCGCTGCGGAGGGGGATTTAGAAGAGCCAGTCTCGGGGCAAAGGATCGTCAGCGCTTTAGCCGCCTACTGCCAAAGCCTGTTGCACAGCTTGGCTGGAGGAGAGGGGCGGCAGTTGCCGGGGAAACCCTCCCATACCCCACACttactcctccccctcccctgggCCAGTTTGAGAACCGGACGGATGTCTTCTGTAACACAGTAACACTGTAACAGAGTAACTGTAACAGAGTAACTCTGGAGTAGGCTTGTTTAAATAACAAACTTTCTACTTGTAGAGTCGCCGCGCTATCCCAGGACttgacctgcagagagagaggtTTGAACTCTGATCCCAATTAGGAACGTGTGGGGCAGAACGTGAAGGCTGAGGCTTCTTGCAGCCCACCTGGAAAACAGGCTGCCTGAGGgcagataaataataaaaaggctTGGCTTTGGCAGCAGCCTTTGGCTAAGGAGAGAGGCCTGGGAGAAACAGCTAGGTGGTCAATCTCAGGAGTCACtacagagggaatggaggactggtttttctcaacagagaaagaaaaatgacctGAATTGTGAGATAAGCATTCCAGCTCCCTCTTGCCAGAAGAGATGCTGGCCACATCTGGGGGAGGGTAGTCAGTTAAGGGTGGGGCGAACCTATCAGGACACCAAAGGGTGAGGATGGAATGATTTGGACATTGGGTAACTGTTTCCTACAACGTGCCATGTAACAAACTCTCCAACCtgatccttcttcctctgggaataaaaggggaaaaaaaaaacactcagggTATACTTTCCAAAATACTgcaatttaattttgaaaaacacaaatgCCAGAGGCCCAGAGCTGTGTGACTGGAGCGCCTGCAATCTGCTCAGAGCCCCAGAAGGGAACAAGGCCAGCCCGGGCTCCTCCCTGATCTGCCTGTGAGAGGTCACAGAGAGCTTCCTTATCAACCCAAGTTGAGAGTGCTGACTCTGTTCCGAGAGCAAGATTTCTGCCTTGAAAGCAAATGCAGGGACCTCAAAAGTGTTGGATGCATACATTCTTGGAGCCTCAGTCTGTGCCCAGCCTACAGAGCTGCAGTAAAGGTGCTTGTAGGTCGCAGGTCCACACAGCTCCAGTGTTGTCCTGTGAGGTCAGCTTTGGGGGACACATGGCCTTGGGCCTCCAGGACCTTCTTGCTGCCCCTCTCTGTGCCACAGGCTTCTCCACACACATATTTCCTCATCTTACATCATTTCATccagaaatggacaatttcccaCCCTTTGCCTGATTTAGCGGAAGAGGGGGAGATAAAACAGTTTGGGCTCTAGCATTGGTCTGAAGttaaagggagcagggaggaggaggacagagagctAGGGGCTGACGGGGGAAAATGGACTACGTACAGGTTGTTCAGTTTTGCCTCCCACCCATTCTAGGAGCCAGCAAGCTCTTTGTATGGCTCTTACCTCTGCCTTAAATAGCTGTGCTGCTGCACACCTTGtcaaaggattgggagggagggctATTTTTTCCTGGCTCTGACCTCTGTTGTCTAGGAACCCAGGCAGACAGAGAAATTCCATGGGATGGTGGGCATCCCCTGTGATGTGAGGTCCAGAGAATAAGAAGTAAGGTTTTCAGGTGCCCACTGTGCTTGTGTGCTGGAGAAAAGGGGGCATACTTCCAGGAGGGGGATTAGGAAAGCCAGAGGTAGCTTAGCAGACCTGGTAACTTTGTTTTCTTACACCCCGCTCCCACCTCCATGTTTATCTTTCCTGAGCCTTTGGGCTAGCTCCCAGCACTAAGGCCTGCCTTATTGGGAAGGGTTATCTCCCGGGAAActggaggaagagaaggctgGGTTCTCCTTAGCCTCCCTAGCGAGGATGGTGATGGGCTCCCATACCCTAGCAGTGTGGCATCCCCTGGTGCCATGCTGGCACAGTAATACCCTTGCTAGAAGGGATGCCTGGCCGTTTAGAACTTGTCCCCAGAGGGGAAAGGACCACCAGTCCCTACTTTTGGGGGCCACACTGGTGCCGTTTTTAGTATTTGTTTATATagataagataaaatataaatattttatcctTCCCGTGATGCAGGGAAGCCAAAGGAACCAGGGTGACAGCTACCTCTGTGGCAGAAGCTGCCCACTGAGCCCCCAGCTCTCTCCTGGTTAGCATGGCAGTTGGAATAACTACATCCCCAAGGCTCTTTGGGCCTCCTCTTAGCCCCCTGGGAGTCATGCAAAGGAGCAGCAGCTGGAGCGCTTCTTCTGGGACTCCACGTAATCTCGGATCTGAAAGCTGGGCTCATCAGGCTGCCTCCCTGCACGATATTTCAGCTCCCTGGAAGAGGAAGAATCGTGAGCTGGGCTGGGAGTGTAGAGCCGGGCATTCCCGGACCCCAACCACTGGCTTTCCAGGTTGTCCCTCCCCTAGCTCAGGCTCCCGTTCCTTGCTCAGCTCTCACTTGGCAATTGCCAGAAAGGCCAACTCCACGTTCATGCCAGTCTTGGCGCTGGTCTCCATGAAGGGAACGCCGTATTCCTGCCGGAGGGGAGAGTATCCTCAGGACCTGCTCCTGGGCTCTCTTACCATTCATCCACCCCATTGACAGTCACCCTGAGACACTTACCCTGGCCAGTGTCTCTCCATCCTCAGAGCGGATCACCCTTTCACTGCTTACATCCGCCTGTCAAGCCCAAGTGGGTCAATCAACTCCTGGGAAGGAAGCCTTGACCCCAGGAAGCCCATCTTTAGCCCCAGGAGCAAGCACtgcctgccctcttctggtaggCTGAGGGACTGCAGGCAGCTATGATTGGCTCGGGGCCAGCGTTTCTGCCTTGCTCAGGCTGTGTACCTGATGCTGCCCGGCCTGAGCACTTGGGGTGgtgtgtaactctaacaaagggTGTGGCCACCCAGCTTCATCAGGTGACCGAAGCTGAGTTAAACTCTTTGTATTTAACCCCCGACCTTGATCCAGTCCATAATGATCTGGTGATGGCTGGCAGCAGAGTCACGCATTACCTCTCTGGCAGTAGTTGAGGCTGTTGGTGGGAAGGGGCTACCACTAAAGCTTTGGGGTGGCACAGGCAGAAGCCACAGGGCATGTCTGACTCCCACACTGGGGACCTCAGAGTCCTCTGCAGGAAGGATTTAACTGGCGATGGGGCTGGTGCTGAGGCAGTTCGAGAGAAAGGCCAGAGTGCACTGACTGTACCACAGAACCACTCACCTTGTTGCCTAGCAGCATGATCACCACATCCCTCTGGGCATACTCatgaatctctgtgagccagGCCTGTGGGAAAGGGGAAGTTGAGCCAGGCTGAGACCAAGAACcagggtgctttttttttttttttcctagagtgcTTTGTTGGGATTCTAAAACCACAAAAGGAATGTGATTGGCCATGTGTGGCGACCCAGGGTGATACTCCctgcacagaggcaggtgggcagaattggaggccaacctgagctacctatctagaccctgcctcaaaaataaaacaaccagccaggcacagtggcacatgcctgtaatctcagcactcagggaagcagaggctggtggatctctgtgagtttgaggccagcctgatctacaaaacgagtctaggacagccaagactacactgaaaaaccctgtctcgaaa
Proteins encoded in this region:
- the Rab37 gene encoding ras-related protein Rab-37 isoform X5, which encodes MLLGDSGVGKTCFLIQFKDGAFLSGTFIATVGIDFRNKVVTVDGARVKLQIWDTAGQERFRSVTHAYYRDAQALLLLYDITNRSSFDNIRAWLTEIHEYAQRDVVIMLLGNKADVSSERVIRSEDGETLAREYGVPFMETSAKTGMNVELAFLAIAKELKYRAGRQPDEPSFQIRDYVESQKKRSSCCSFA
- the Rab37 gene encoding ras-related protein Rab-37 isoform X6 — translated: MTGTPGAATAGDDEAPERSPPCSPNYDLTGKNKVVTVDGARVKLQIWDTAGQERFRSVTHAYYRDAQALLLLYDITNRSSFDNIRAWLTEIHEYAQRDVVIMLLGNKADVSSERVIRSEDGETLAREYGVPFMETSAKTGMNVELAFLAIAKELKYRAGRQPDEPSFQIRDYVESQKKRSSCCSFA